A window of Streptomyces profundus genomic DNA:
GAAGGGCTGATGGAGGCCGCGGAGGCCGGTATCAGGCTCGCCGTCAGCACCACGGAGGGCGCCACTCCCCATGGCATGCTCGCTGCTCTTGAGCACGCCGAGCGGGCGGGCATGCTGGTGGTCGGGCCCAACAGCCCGGGGCTGCTGCTGCCCGAGCGGCTGAGCCTGGGGTTCCTCCCCGGCGATGTGGCGCGGGCGGGGCCCGTGGCTCTCGTGTCCCGCAGCGGAACCCTGTCCTACGAGGTGGCGCGGGCCCTGGCCGACGTGGGCCTCGGGGAGTCCGCGTGGATCGGCGTCGGCGGCGACCGCTTCAAGGGCACGACGCTCGTCGATCTGCTGCCCGCTCTCGAAGCCGACCCGGGAACGCGGGCCCTGGCGTTCGTCGGCGAGATCGGCGGAGCCGACGAGGAGGAGGCTGCGCACGCCCTGGCCGACTCGCCACTTGCATGCGCGGCTCTGATCGCGGGCCGAACAGCGCCCGTTGGAACGGTCATGGGGCACGCGGGGGCGCTGGTCGGAGCGGAGGGCGGCGGGTACGCGGCCAAGGCCGACGCGCTGCTGGCCGCCGGCGTCCAAGTGGCGCTCTCCCCCGGGGAGATGGCCATCCACCTGGCCCGACGTCTACGCTCATGCTCCCGTTGACCGTGCGGACGCCTCGCGCGGCGCGCCGGACGCCCCCGTGGGGAGCGGCGGGGGACGCCGGCGCCGAACCGGCGCAGAGGTTGTGTACAAAACGCATGCAACACCCTTGTGGCGCCGAACACAGGCGGCTTAGGCTGCGGCAAACATCCCGGGACGCCCCCTTCTCAGCATGAGCGCAACCGGTTGTCACACCACCGTCCGGGACGCAACCCGGACCACACCCCATTGCCAAGGTTCAGGAGTGGGCATGGAGATAAACGTTCGCAACCTGACCGTGAAATTCGGTTCGCAGACCGCCGTGAACGATCTCAGCATCGACATCGAGGACGGCGAGATGCTCGTCCTGCTGGGCCCTTCCGGGTGCGGCAAGACCACGACGATGCGCAGCCTGGTGGGCCTGGAGACGCCCACGGCCGGCAGCATCACCATCGGGGACGAGACCGTCTTCGACGCGGCCAGGGGAATCAACGTCCCGACCAACGCCCGCCAGATCGGCATGGTGTTCCAGTCGTACGCGATCTGGCCGCATATGACGGTGTACCAGAACGTCGCCTTTCCGCTGCGGATGCAGAAGCTCAACCGGAGCGAGATCAGGCCACGGGTCGAGGAGGTACTTGAGACGGTCGGGCTCACCGGGTTCGCCGAGCGCGGCGCCAGCATGCTCAGCGGCGGTCAGATGCAGCGCGTCGCCCTCGCCAGGAGCCTGGTGATGAGGCCGCGCATGCTGCTGCTGGACGAGCCGCTCAGCAACCTGGACGCGAAGCTGCGGGAGAAGCTCAGGTACGAACTGCGCGAACTCCAGCAGAGCCTGCGCATGACCGCCATCTACGTCACCCACGACCAGTCGGAGGCGCTGGCCCTCGCCGACCGGATCGCCGTCATGAGCAAGGGCGAGATCGTCCAGGCGGCGGGCCCCGTCGAGATGTACAAGAGCCCGCGCACCTCCTTTGTCGCCGACTTCCTCGGCGTCGACAACATCTACCCCGCCGAGGTGGTCTCCGGCGCGGCCGGGAGCGATGACGAGGCCCTGGAGCACGCCGCCGGGGA
This region includes:
- a CDS encoding succinate--CoA ligase subunit alpha; amino-acid sequence: MSRPERGSHRPGDVLRACRGPVVVQGITGRVARRHTRRMRAYGTEVVAGVTPGRDGESVDGVPVFGTVRRAVEATGATVSVAFLPPIAAAEGLMEAAEAGIRLAVSTTEGATPHGMLAALEHAERAGMLVVGPNSPGLLLPERLSLGFLPGDVARAGPVALVSRSGTLSYEVARALADVGLGESAWIGVGGDRFKGTTLVDLLPALEADPGTRALAFVGEIGGADEEEAAHALADSPLACAALIAGRTAPVGTVMGHAGALVGAEGGGYAAKADALLAAGVQVALSPGEMAIHLARRLRSCSR
- a CDS encoding ABC transporter ATP-binding protein, which gives rise to MEINVRNLTVKFGSQTAVNDLSIDIEDGEMLVLLGPSGCGKTTTMRSLVGLETPTAGSITIGDETVFDAARGINVPTNARQIGMVFQSYAIWPHMTVYQNVAFPLRMQKLNRSEIRPRVEEVLETVGLTGFAERGASMLSGGQMQRVALARSLVMRPRMLLLDEPLSNLDAKLREKLRYELRELQQSLRMTAIYVTHDQSEALALADRIAVMSKGEIVQAAGPVEMYKSPRTSFVADFLGVDNIYPAEVVSGAAGSDDEALEHAAGETVVAFKDSTVRLAAAAEKSGGESVFVCVRPEDVRLDTDLTSQAANSLPATVVSASFLGDHTRYHLSVDGGPSLYVMSPGSEAPLAAGAKVLAVIPREKVQLLDE